A segment of the Camelus bactrianus isolate YW-2024 breed Bactrian camel chromosome 22, ASM4877302v1, whole genome shotgun sequence genome:
GGCAAAGGGGGAGTCCACCGAGGTCATGTTCACGGTGCTGGCGAAGAGAGAAGACCACGGTGTCAATTTCTCTTGCCGCACGGAGCTGGACCTGCGATCCGAAGGACTGGGACTATTCCAGAACAGCTCGGCCCCCAGGAAGCTCCAAACCTTTGGTGAGACACTGGGGAGCCAGCGGAGAGGATGGGATAGGGAAATTTCCTTCTTGGGGTGCAGGGTTCCTGGGAAGGAGAGGCCTGTGGCCATGGGGGTGCTGAGAAGGTGGTGACCTAGATTGCAAAGGTTTTGGGGAAGAGCATGTTCTTGGCCACTGGGGTGGAGTGTTCTGGAATGGGTGCCTGGACTGCAGGATCTTCTGAGAAGgctgtgacctggggcaggtggTGTGTGTATCCTGGGACAAGGGTGACCCAGGCCACAGTTTCCCGGGAAGAGGGTGTTCCAGGTGGGGGAATGGAAATGCCCCAGGAAAGGGCTTCAAGATGTCTGTCTCATCTCTGTTTACACCACCACCCTTACCAGTCCTGCCAATGACCGGCCTGCACCTTGATACCCTCCGGATTGTGGAAGTGGGCACACAGTGGCTCGTGAGCTGCACTCTGGATGGGCTGTTCCCAGCCTCAGAGGCTGAGGTCCACATGGCACTGGGGGACCAGAATTTGGAACCCAAAATTGTGAACCATGGTGACTCCCTCTTGGCCACAGCCTGGGTCAAGAGCAACGAGGAGGAGGGCACCCAGCATCTGGTATGTCAGGTGACGCTGGGAGACCAGACGCGGAGTAGACTGGAGAATGTGACCATCTACAGTAAGTAGAAACCTGGGCGGGGCTTCTGAGGGGGCAGGGCTAGAACCCACGGTGGGTCTCACTGTGTGCCTGCCCCACCTccaggcttcccagctccctaCCTGACCCTGAGCAGGCCCCAGGTCCCAGAATGGACAACAGTGACTGTGGAGTGCAAGGCCCACGCAGGAGCCGTGGTGACGCTGGAGGATGCCCCAGCCAGGCTTGGTGCCCCGAGGGCCCAACTCCAGCTGAACGCCAGTGCCGAGGACAATGGGCGCAGCTTCTCCTGTTCTGCTGCCCTAGAGGTGGCTGGGCAGTGGCTATACAAGAACCGGACCCTGAAGCTCAGTGTCCTGTGTAAGTGGGGCATCTGGACAATGACCCCTAACCTCCAGGGCCCAACCCTCACCTCCACCCTgctgagccccctccccagatTCCTACCTAAGTCTTTCAGTCCTAGATGGTGAGTGATGTCTTAGTCCCTGACCCCATCTGTCATCTTGCTGTGTTTCTTCAGATGGCCCCCGACTAGACGAGAGAGATTGCCCAGGAAACTGGACGTGGCAGGAAGGGTCCCAGCAGACCCTGAGGTGCCAGGCCCGGGGGAACCCACTCCCCAAGCTGAAATGTAGCCGGAAAGGGGACGGGGCTTCGCTGCCCATTGGGGACCTGAGACCTGTCAAGCGGGAGGTTGCAGGCACCTACCTGTGTCAGGCCAACAGCTCTCGCGGTGTCACCAAGCGGGAAGTGGTCGTGAACGTGATCTGTGAGTGCCAGAGTTTGGagctgggcagggtgggggcagtgaACCCAGCTCGAGCCTCACCGCCCCCTTGTGTCCTCCCCATAGACCACCAGAATATCCCAGCCATCATCGTTCCAGTGGTAGCTGTTATCACCTTGGGTGCTGTAGGTGCTGCTGCTTACATCTATTACCGTAAGCAGAAGAAGCAGATATACGAGCTGCAGAAGGCCCAGAAGGGCTGGGAAAAATCTGGCAAGAAACTGAACACACCAGCCACGCCGCCCTGAGGCTGCCCCAGGACAGGACCTCCTCAGCCCCCGACACCTGACAAGCGAGGCTGCATCAAACAATGGTGGACACATGCTATTCAGCTACAGCCACCTTCCCAGGATGCCAGAGGACAGGCTCGAGGCCTCAGTCAGGATACAGACAGCATCCAGGTTCATGGCACCTGTGCACTTACAACCCCCAGGCCTCACACCTGACCTGTAGCCATGGGACTGAGCCAAGAGGAAGGGGCAAGACTCAGGGCATGACTGTGAGAGATGTTGAAGTCTGACCTGGCTGGAGGGGGTATGATGTAGAGCTGTACCTTCAACATGGGGATATCCAACTGGGAAACGTTGAAACTCACCCCATTCTGCATGTGCTGAGGCCCTACAATCCTAAGAGGGAAGTGGCCCTGCACAGACACATGCAGCGTTGAAACACAAATCCCCTCACTTCCTCTGACAAATGTCTGCTCGGGTACTGCTATCTGTCCACTGACTGTCCCCAGCCCTTGATGAtgacatatttattcatttgttgtcTACCCgctatttactgagtgccttttATGTGGTCTAGAATGGTAAGCAAGAATGTAGgtttctgccctcagggagctctcAGTCTAACCTCATTCAGGATTGCGAGGCACAGTTGTGCTGGCTGTGCACTGCACATGAGTACCTGGCAAAATGATTAAGTGGGGCTAGGCTTTCCCATTCCATTGGCCAAGCTCCTTCCTCCCAGAACTAGTGGTGACATGGTTTAGCTGGTGTCATGCCCAGGGATGACCCACTGAGCCCTGATGCCTCAGCACTGGTACTGACCTCTGCTAGCCACTTCTCCACCCATAACTATCTCTGCTCGTGCTCACAGTGACACTTGATGGCATGCCTAAACATGGGTGCTCACTCCTTAATAGCCAAACCGTGGAGTCCCATGAAACTATGCCCAGCCCCTGCGTGCCCCTGCCTTGTCCTACCTGTTTCCATCTCAGTGGGACCATGCAAGAGCAGAACACTGCAGCTCCAAGCTCCTTCAGCAATAAGGGTCCagcaggcagtggggaggggaggcctgggagaaaCTGCTCCCTGCTGCAGAAGCCACTCCCTTGTGCTAGTAAAGCTTCTTCATCCTCCCAGCATTGTAAGAGTTGAGAGGGGAGGTGTCATGTCCAGCTGGAGCCCTTTCTAGCCGCCCCACCACAACCCGGTCCTCCCACTTCCTGCCCCAAGAAAAAGCTGGTTCAAGGCCTAACCCTCAGGCTCTAATCCAAACCGGAGGGCCTTCTGAGAAGCTAGTGAAAATTAAAGA
Coding sequences within it:
- the ICAM1 gene encoding intercellular adhesion molecule 1 isoform X1, whose translation is MAPGAAHPALLALLALLGALLPGPGGAETSVQPPKAIIPQGGSVRVTCSASCDHPSILGLETELTKKEVDHGENWKTFELTNVLSDSTPKCFSTCSENQSSTSVSIIVYRFPEHVKLAPLPTWQPVDEHFILTCQVSGGAPRAHLSVMLLRGEEVLERQPVAKGESTEVMFTVLAKREDHGVNFSCRTELDLRSEGLGLFQNSSAPRKLQTFVLPMTGLHLDTLRIVEVGTQWLVSCTLDGLFPASEAEVHMALGDQNLEPKIVNHGDSLLATAWVKSNEEEGTQHLVCQVTLGDQTRSRLENVTIYSFPAPYLTLSRPQVPEWTTVTVECKAHAGAVVTLEDAPARLGAPRAQLQLNASAEDNGRSFSCSAALEVAGQWLYKNRTLKLSVLYGPRLDERDCPGNWTWQEGSQQTLRCQARGNPLPKLKCSRKGDGASLPIGDLRPVKREVAGTYLCQANSSRGVTKREVVVNVIYHQNIPAIIVPVVAVITLGAVGAAAYIYYRKQKKQIYELQKAQKGWEKSGKKLNTPATPP
- the ICAM1 gene encoding intercellular adhesion molecule 1 isoform X2, encoding MLLNLFRKSVVNFRFPEHVKLAPLPTWQPVDEHFILTCQVSGGAPRAHLSVMLLRGEEVLERQPVAKGESTEVMFTVLAKREDHGVNFSCRTELDLRSEGLGLFQNSSAPRKLQTFVLPMTGLHLDTLRIVEVGTQWLVSCTLDGLFPASEAEVHMALGDQNLEPKIVNHGDSLLATAWVKSNEEEGTQHLVCQVTLGDQTRSRLENVTIYSFPAPYLTLSRPQVPEWTTVTVECKAHAGAVVTLEDAPARLGAPRAQLQLNASAEDNGRSFSCSAALEVAGQWLYKNRTLKLSVLYGPRLDERDCPGNWTWQEGSQQTLRCQARGNPLPKLKCSRKGDGASLPIGDLRPVKREVAGTYLCQANSSRGVTKREVVVNVIYHQNIPAIIVPVVAVITLGAVGAAAYIYYRKQKKQIYELQKAQKGWEKSGKKLNTPATPP